One window of Papaver somniferum cultivar HN1 chromosome 9, ASM357369v1, whole genome shotgun sequence genomic DNA carries:
- the LOC113309632 gene encoding rhomboid-like protein 19, with product MNSLSSSSGWQGGSGFTKLCKGLAVVIIGSSAVVQIIPSVIPYVALIPARTIPFAWNLITAGYIEQSIFQAVVSTIGLLFIGRVLEPIWGSKELLKFIFVVNFLTSVCVFATAIALYYITTKENYLYTPISGFQGVLIGFLVGIKQILPDQELSLLPSFKIQTKWLPSFLLLLCILLSFFIEESASYLPTFLFGAYMSWIYLRYLQRKPETSLRGDPSDEFSFSSFFPSAMRPVIDPVATLFDRMLRGRSQVTNDSSDGYTLGATSLPGSGPVEASRRRERGARALEERLAADGLVAVGEKEDDLSHKDAAENV from the exons ATGAATTCACTCTCATCATCGTCAGGA TGGCAGGGTGGATCTGGGTTTACAAAATTATGCAAAGGTCTTGCTGTAGTGATCATTGGTAGTTCTGCTGTTGTTCAAATTATCCCATCTGTCATTCCATATGTCGCACTTATTCCTGCTAG GACGATTCCTTTTGCGTGGAATTTGATTACAGCTGGTTACATTGAGCAATCGATATTCCAG gCGGTGGTTAGCACAATTGGTCTTCTTTTCATTGGGAGAGTGCTTGAACCAATATGGGGTtcaaaggagttgttgaagtttatCTTTGTGGTTAACTTCTTAACATCTGTTTGTGTTTTCGCTACGGCTATTGCTTTGTACTACATTACGACAAAGGAGAATTACCT TTATACACCAATTTCTGGATTCCAAGGAGTTCTTATCGGATTCTTGGTGGGCATTAAACAAATTTTACCTGATCAGGAATTGTCTCTGCTTCCATCATTCAAGATACAAACAAAG TGGTTGCCATCCTTCTTGCTACTTCTATGCATACTCTTGAGCTTCTTCATAGAAGAGTCAGCATCATACCTTCCAACCTTCCTATTTGGCGCATATATGAGTTGGATTTACCTAAGGTATCTTCAGAGGAAGCCGGAAACAAGCCTTAGAGGGGACCCAAGTGATGAATTCTCCTTTTCCTCATTCTTTCCCAGTGCTATGCG ACCTGTTATTGATCCCGTTGCAACTCTGTTTGATCGGATGCTCCGTGGAAGATCTCAAGTTACTAATGATTCCAGCGATGGCTATACCTTAGGGGCCACCTCATTGCCTGGTTCAGGCCCTGTTGAGGCATCCAGGAGGAG AGAAAGAGGAGCTAGAGCACTGGAAGAAAGATTAGCAGCTGATGGCTTGGTGGCTGTGGGTGAGAAAGAAGATGATCTTTCACACAAAGATGCAGCGGAAAATGTTTGA